A portion of the Lolium rigidum isolate FL_2022 chromosome 1, APGP_CSIRO_Lrig_0.1, whole genome shotgun sequence genome contains these proteins:
- the LOC124683217 gene encoding ACT domain-containing protein ACR8-like → MEWLDEYEKLVIRMDTPKVVVDNAVCPTATLVQVDSARKRGVLLEAVQVLADLDLSVKKAYISSDGRWFMDVFHVTDRHGRKLTDDSVISYIQQSLGTWTKPSQPSALDGLTVLELTGADRTGLISEVFAVLADMDCNVVDARAWSHRGRLACLVYLRAEDADAVRVARIESRLAPLLRGDSGASGGVVAVPACAVAHADRRLHQLMYAARDQERAFPTPSVSVESWAERGYSVVTVQCPDRPKLLYDVVCTLTDMDYLVFHGTIDTNCGEARQEFYIRHADGSPISSEAEMQRVSQCLQDAIERRSFEGVRLELSTPDRPGLLSDVTRTFRENGLLVAQAEVSTKGDMASNVFYVTGTTAGQAVHQSAIEAVRERVGIDCLVVEEHRPQLYQKTQPDDRDDRNGGGIGLFHLGNFVKRNLYHLGLIRSW, encoded by the exons ATGGAGTGGCTAGACGAGTACGAGAAGCTGGTGATCAGGATGGACACCCCCAAGGTGGTCGTCGACAATGCGGTCTGCCCCACGGCGACGCTGGTCCAG GTTGATAGCGCGAGGAAGAGGGGCGTCCTGCTCGAGGCGGTGCAGGTGCTCGCCGACCTCGACCTGtcggtcaagaaggcctacatctCGTCGGACGGCAGGTGGTTCATGGACGTCTTCCACGTTACCGACCGCCACGGCCGCAAGCTCACCGACGACAGCGTCATCTCCTACATCCAGCAG TCACTGGGGACCTGGACCAAGCCGTCGCAACCATCGGCGCTCGACGGGCTGACGGTGCTGGAGCTCACGGGAGCCGACCGCACGGGGCTCATATCGGAGGTGTTCGCCGTGCTCGCAGACATGGACTGCAACGTCGTGGACGCCAGGGCCTGGTCGCACCGCGGCCGCCTGGCCTGCCTCGTGTACCTGCGCGCCGAGGACGCCGACGCCGTCCGGGTGGCGCGCATCGAGTCCCGGCTCGCGCCCCTGCtgcgcggagactccggcgccagCGGCGGCGTTGTCGCCGTGCCCGCCTGCGCCGTCGCGCACGCCGACCGACGCCTCCACCAGCTCATGTACGCGGCCAGAGACCAAGAACGAGCGTTCCCCACCCCGTCCGTGTCCGTCGAGAGCTGGGCCGAGCGCGGGTACTCGGTGGTCACCGTCCAGTGCCCGGACCGCCCCAAGCTGCTCTACGACGTCGTGTGCACGCTCACCGACATGGACTACCTCGTCTTCCACGGCACCATCGACACCAACTGCGGCGAGGCGCGCCAGGAGTTCTACATTCGGCACGCCGACGGGAGCCCCATCAGCTCCGAGGCCGAGATGCAGAGAGTGAGCCAATGCCTCCAAGACGCCATAGAACGGAGATCGTTCGAGGGAGTGAGGTTGGAGCTGTCTACGCCAGACCGGCCTGGGTTGCTCTCAGATGTCACCAGGACATTCCGGGAGAACGGATTGCTCGTCGCGCAGGCCGAGGTGTCGACCAAGGGCGACATGGCCAGCAACGTGTTCTACGTGACCggcaccacggccggccaggccGTCCACCAAAGCGCCATTGAGGCCGTGAGGGAGAGGGTTGGCATTGACTGCCTTGTCGTCGAGGAGCACCGGCCGCAGCTCTACCAAAAGACACAGCCAGACGACCGGGATGACCGCAACGGCGGCGGCATTGGTCTATTCCATCTTGGCAACTTCGTGAAGAGGAATCTGTACCACCTGGGCCTGATCAGATCTTGGTGA